Part of the Paenibacillus sp. FSL R7-0273 genome is shown below.
GTCTCTCATCGTCAATTAGCAATGCCCTTATCAAATGCTGTTGCACCTCCTGGTTTAACTATGAGGACTCAATGCCATTATTATTGCATATTTGAATGGGCTAGCCAATAAAGGCTTTCAGAAAAGCATCAACTATTGTTAATTATGCTCTTGATATTCTTAATCGTCGCAAAGTGCATGGCTTCATGGTAAATTAGAAAACCCAGTAACTGTTCTACCGTTGAATAGGTATTCCCTGTAGACGACTTGTAATGAGGATTGATTTCCTCTTTCAAATTGCTTGAAAGCACCGATTCAACCCTTTCCATTTGTTCGGTTAACAAGTTAATGATTTGAGACTTTGTTGGCGGCTCTATATCCCAGTCAGAAGGTTTGGTTCCCGGACTAAACAGCTTGCTAAAATTAGCAGGATCATTCGTTTCTTCCCCGGTAAGCTGGAAAGCAAACTTCTCAAATACAACATACATGTGGCCTA
Proteins encoded:
- a CDS encoding DinB family protein → MSNFVVDQLGFVRRQTVDYVRSISDADAEIIPAGLKNNIIWNLGHMYVVFEKFAFQLTGEETNDPANFSKLFSPGTKPSDWDIEPPTKSQIINLLTEQMERVESVLSSNLKEEINPHYKSSTGNTYSTVEQLLGFLIYHEAMHFATIKNIKSIINNS